The DNA window CCACCGGAAAACGATTCTGTGAGCACTTTCAGCGACTCTCACAATCTGTTCGACACCGTTTGACTGTCGAAAATGATGACACAGAATCACTCTGGAGCATTCCTGAGTTGATTGAGGCTGTTCATGATCGCATCGACGTTCCGATCACCTATGATGAGCTTCACCACCAATTCACGAGTCGTGGACTGACCCGCCAGGAGGCGATCACGCGCGCGACAGCGACGTGGGACACGACACCGATCATCCACTACAGCGAATCCCGGCGACTGCACGAAGCCGATCCGTCGATTCGACCACAGAACCACAGTGATTACGTTGCGGGACCGATCCGAACCTACGAAACTGGTGCCGATGTGATGATCGAAGCAAAGAAAAAAGAGAAAGCGGTGTTTCGGTATCGCGAATCCACAAAAATGCGGTCCGGGAGCGATACATGTTCGCGTTAAAGCAGAAGTGGTTAGGGATCGAACAGAGCAGTAGATGTCCCACACCCGATTGCAGTTCAAACTTCCGGGGGGTGCGTTCGAGTTTTCAACCGATCATCCTGACAAGGAGTTCCGGATACTCGCTGCCTTCCCTTGTGGACAGTGGACTCTTCGTCGCGTTCGAAGCACCAACGGAGCACCGTCAGGCCGTCCTTCGGTATTTCGATGACGTTCCGCTCTCCCATGACGTGCTCCACACCGACGACCAATCCGTTCTGATCCAGTATGAGATGCCGTCCATTCCACCACCAGTTCGCGCAATCTTGGCTTCCGGAAACCTTGTACAATTCCCACTCACCCTACGAGCTGGATGGATAACGTTCGACCTGACGACCTCACACGAGCGGTTGTCGAAGCTCAAAGCCGAGTTCGAGGACACTGGCTTCACGTATGAGTCGTCTCGGTAACACAAACGACCGATCCGGTGGATCTGTTGACCGACCGCCAACGACGATTCATGATCAAGGCTGTCCAGCGCGGCTACTACGACAGCCCCCGCGAGTGTTCGCTCACCGATCTTGCGGTCACACTCACTGTCAGCAAATCGACGGCGAGCAGGGTGCTCCACAACGCCGAAGAGACGGTTATCAAGGAGTTTTTCGCAGAGCCAATTGAGTAAATCGGTGGCTGTTTAAAGACGATCCACGGTGCACAAGAGGACGCCGGCGTTTGGGTACGCCAGTATCCCTCTGAGTCGACTGGCTCGATACACTGAGATCTTCGCTCGGAGTTGTGCGACTGGCCGTCGAATGAAACATGTTGCAGCGAATATCCATCCTCCGTGCTCTCGTACGTGAATCTATGGTTCTACGACCAGAGTCAATCGAGAAGCCCGATGGACTCAAAATGCGGTTCGGCTACTGGATGGTGCAACGGAAGCCCGGAACGGTGAAGGTCGTGACTGCCTGTCTACCGGAGTCTCTGGGACTTAACCACCCGTTCCATGCGAATGGAATCCAGATTGAGCCTGAACTCAAGCCCATGGTGGGGATGCTCACCTCAGAGAGCAACGGGCGTGGCTTTTGTGTGGGCTTTGGGCAGTCAGGGGCGATCCGCAGGAACCGTGGGATGGAGACGTTCAACGAGCTTGCGGAGTACCAGACGAGTCCGCTCTTTTCTGATCAGGAACGTGTGGCGCTGGCGTATGCAGAGGGAGCCACGCGCAAGACTATCTCCGTCGCCACGTTCAAAGAGCTCCGACCGCATTTCGACGATCGAGAGATTGTCGAAATCACGTGGCTGAATGTGACGCAAAACTACATTAATCTCGTTAATATTCCGTTCGAAATCGAATCCGGCCATCTGTGTGTGATCGCAAAGTCGAAGACGCGGATGGAACATGATGAACGAATTCCCGCGCAAAACGTACAAGAATAAATCATGGCACTCACCATATCTACCGCCCATATTTCTATAAATATTCTGACTATTGTCGCTGTCGGTATCTCAGCGGTAGCCTTCTTTCGCCCCCCAGAGGTCATCCTCGAATCCATGGCCGAGGTAGACGTGAAGGAATCGTGGCTGCCGATGCTGGGCACCCTGAAGGCACAGCGGGCGCGCTCGGGTTGCTGATCGGCATCGGTGTGCCAGTGCCACCGATCGGGACGGCCGCCGCAGTCGGTCTCGTTGTATACTTCGTCGGTGCCGTTATCGTCCACAGACGCGCTGGCGACTACTCGGTCAGTGGGCAACACGTGTACCTTCTGCTGGCTGTGGTCACACTGGTGTTGAACGTCGTCTCGTGAACCGTCATTTGGCCGCCAAATTTGTGTAATTCGAGGAACATCACCAAAATAGGTTCTGAGGCCCCGGCTTGAAACGGTTCGTTTAATAATCCCACTGTACTCATCACCGCCGAAACAAGAGTTGAATCGGCGGTGATGTGCAGAGCAGTTGCCCGGAGCTGGTGACGACTCCGTGGGAGACGAAGAGATCGGTGGCGACGATTTATTTTTGCGGAGAACACTTGTGGACAGCCATATCATAGAAATAATTTATATACGCGTCCAGGTGTGCATGGTCCTGTTCATCGGCAAACGAGGTGATCTGTTCATAGATCGCTTTGCCTCGTTCGATAGCTCGTTCATATCCGTCGACCGAATCATCGAAGCGTTGGGGTAAGAACTTCGTATAGGCTACGTGGGGCTGAAAGACGCCGCTGCGAACGAGCTCCTCTGGATGCGTATCTGCCGGTTCTGACTCAAAGTAATGCCTCAGATCGGCCGGTGAATACTCCAAAAATACCCCCATCCGGTAGTGAAAATTGGTCGCGTGCTCGTCTGCCCGTGAGAGCAACTCAAGTCGCCAAGAGATACGGGCCACATACAGATCGTCGTTCCTGCAGACATGATAGTTCAGGTCGAGCGCCTCAACGAGTTCTTGAATGGTTATCTTGGGCGTGTATTCGCTGTCACTCGGCAGGACAAGGGGTGTGAGAACCATGCCAGGCTTGTCACGAAGTAGTACTCGAACAAACGAGATCGATTCCACTGCATTCACGCTTCAATATTTGGCGTCGAGATAGTGAGTTAGGGTTCGTCGTTGATTATCTGTCAGCGTCTCAAGCGGGAAGGTGGTCGGCTGATCTGACGACTTGCTCGTGTGCTGTGGGCGTGACGGAGTAGACATACTATTGGCTATTTTCTCGCTGTATTAAATGTATGTACAACTGTCTCATAGCTTGCTGGTATTGCCATATCGACTCTATCGCTAGATTCTATCAGGCAAGCTGATGGCCACCTAGCTCGATCTCGATATCGTTCCACCCAGAAATACACGAAAGACGCTCGGCGAGGAGGCCAAACGTGAGGAGACGGGCGTGGCTGACCGAACCGGCACAGCTGGGTATCGTCTTCGATGGAAGCGGAAAGGTCGTGGCTCGAGAGAGCTTTGCTTTTTCGTCACTAAGCGTAGAGGACCTCCGAGAGGTCCGCAAGAGCGCGGCTCTTGTGAGATCACGAACGATCCCAGATCTTTCGAACGACTCCGTGAGGTCGGAGGCTCCACCTTGAAGTATGCATGAGACGAGATTACGAGAGCTTGCGCGCTAGCAGGTTGTAGTGGTCGTCTCTCTTGTCGAGGTCCTCGATCTCGAAGTCGGAGAAGATTTCGTGTACCTCCTCTCTCTTGAAGTTATGATGGGGGACCCCCTCCTCGGGACCCTCGAGCGGGATGTTCGTCCCAGGCTCGACCTCCTCGAACTCCTCGCCGTCTCCCTGCAGTTTCTCTAGTTTCTCGTACGTCGGAACCTGAACGTAGATCAGGCCAGAGGATCGCAGGACCCTGAATATCTCATCTACGGAGTGGTTAATCGTGCTCAGGTCCGCGTGGTGGATGGATCTGATCGCCAGCACGGCGTCGAACTGCTCCCCGTCGTAGGGGAACTTCTCGGCCATGTCCGCCACTTGTACGTCCGCCTCGGCGCCGAGTTCGTCCAGTTTCTCTTTCAGTTTGGCGACCGCCGACTCAGAGAAGTCGAACCCATGTGCGTCGAACTCGTTCTGTGTCAGGTATAGCAAGTGACGCCCTGCGCCACAGCCGACATCCAGGACACTGTCCTTGTCCTCTTCTTCAAGCTGTTCTCGTAGCTCCACGACGGCCGGATCGACATCGCCCTCTACCTTCTCATACCAGTCGCCCCAGCTCTCACGTGCGTCTGTCACAGTTGACCGAGATTAATATATCCCTCTCACTCATAAAGAGCTATCTTTATTCTCTCATAATTTGGTCATCTGCCGTGCTGGACATGGTCGACGGCTCGATCACAACGACTGAAGCCAGGGGGACAACATCGTTTACAAGGGTTCACCTTCGATATGATTTCGCTGGTAAACACACCGGATTTCCAGTAAAAATTCGACCAAGGCGCGACGAGCCACCACCACTATTTCCAGTGGTTCCTGTCTCCACCACGTACCAATGGACGGTGAACGATCTCACGGATCTCGAACAGCTCTTCTGAAGCGATCGCTCCGGTGATCGAAGCAACCTCTGGCCCCATTTGTCGCTGATGGTATCTGCTATAGGCGACAGGATCCTTATAGTGTCAAGCGAAGATGAACGCATCATGGTTGATCTATCTGACGAAGACGCTGCCGTCGTTGAGTTAGTACGACACGAGTTCGAATCGATGGGCGACTTCCATGCGGAGGGACCGAACAGCAGTGTCACTGTGGATCCAGCTGATGTCCTTAGTTCGGATGTGGACGGAAACTGTAGCGACTCGATCTTCTACTCACCGGCACGGGGAGAGTTCATGGACTGGGGCTTCAGATTGACCTGTGAGCTCCGCGATGCGTTCCCACCGGGGGCAGATCACTCTATGACGGAGCTCACCCCGTACGCTAAACGGGTTGCGGAGCGATTGCTGCGGACGTGGCTCACGGTGGATTTCAATAACTATTCTCCCTTTGGTGACACATGGATTTCTGGTAGTATCACGGATGCTGCCGATGCCAAGCGAGCTCGGGAGGCGTACGCAAAAGTACACGGCAAACAACCGTCGGACAGATATTTTCGAGCCTCATAGAAGTTAATGAAGAGGTGATACGGATAGCCATGAAAACAGCCCCCGGGAGGGCGTTTGATTCGGCGGATGATTTTCGCCAACAATGTCCCGAAGGAGAGACAGCGCTGTACCATATCGATTCCACCGACTCAGAACTGACACAGCTCTATTGAGCGTCTTCAATCGCTGTTCCAACATTGATTTTCATGGTGGTTTCTCCCAAAGGCCTGCGCAAGTCGCTCACGCATGTACTGCCTGCGGAGTTGGCGCCGTCGGTCCGGAAAGAGATACTCTTGGAGCACCACTTCGGCACTCGCGCTGCCCTGTTCAGCAGCGATGTCGCCCACTTCAGCGAGGATCGTCTCCTGTGTCGCTGAATAAGCGTCGGGCCGTCTGTGGAATCGGCTTCTGACCGTCGATCTCGGTTGGAAGGTTAGCTCTGGCAGCGAGTTCGTCGAACCACAAGAGGATCGTCTGACGTGTGCGATCGTTCGGTGGGTACAGTATTGGTCTCGTTGCTCACGATCCTACCTCTGGTTTTCTCAGAAGAAGCCGGTATACCGTGGTCCGGGGTGGATCTGAGTCGGTCATGTTCGGTTGGTAGCGGGATACGAACAGCTTACGTACATGTGTTGTGTATTTCCAGACCGTCACAGTCTGTACAACCAACGGTCGATATCACAAGGATATGCATGGTGTGTATAAACTTCATGTCGCTATAGCAAATCCTGTATGCGTAGAGCCATCACCAGTTGCCACTGCCAACGATAGCATCAGACAGATCTGAGACCCTCATCCGGAGGGTATACACCGTGATGACGCCTTGAACCGTGACAGTGGGTAACGACGAACTGGCACTGTTTTCAAGTGAGCGACAATACAACAGAATCACAAGTTTCGTCATCGCTTGAACACCCGAACGACTATTGTAACTGTTTATCAAGTAGATGTATGGTCCTCAAACGGTGGACATCTGTACTACTACATAATTTGATATTTTGGGTGGCGCTTGCGTTGTTCGGTGGCGGACTACTTGTCCCCGAATCGGTCGTGATTCGAACGGGGGGTCTCAGCGTGGGCATTGTTCCGGAGGCGGTCTCGGTTGCGATGATCGGTGTTCGCTTCGGTGGCCTTCTCATCGTGGGGCGGATCGTCGTTTCTATCCTACTCCTCATGTACAGAGAAGGGCGATATGGAT is part of the Halocatena salina genome and encodes:
- a CDS encoding helix-turn-helix domain-containing protein; translation: MDLLTDRQRRFMIKAVQRGYYDSPRECSLTDLAVTLTVSKSTASRVLHNAEETVIKEFFAEPIE
- a CDS encoding carboxymuconolactone decarboxylase family protein is translated as MVLRPESIEKPDGLKMRFGYWMVQRKPGTVKVVTACLPESLGLNHPFHANGIQIEPELKPMVGMLTSESNGRGFCVGFGQSGAIRRNRGMETFNELAEYQTSPLFSDQERVALAYAEGATRKTISVATFKELRPHFDDREIVEITWLNVTQNYINLVNIPFEIESGHLCVIAKSKTRMEHDERIPAQNVQE
- a CDS encoding DoxX family protein: MAADAGHPEGTAGALGLLIGIGVPVPPIGTAAAVGLVVYFVGAVIVHRRAGDYSVSGQHVYLLLAVVTLVLNVVS
- a CDS encoding class I SAM-dependent methyltransferase; the encoded protein is MTDARESWGDWYEKVEGDVDPAVVELREQLEEEDKDSVLDVGCGAGRHLLYLTQNEFDAHGFDFSESAVAKLKEKLDELGAEADVQVADMAEKFPYDGEQFDAVLAIRSIHHADLSTINHSVDEIFRVLRSSGLIYVQVPTYEKLEKLQGDGEEFEEVEPGTNIPLEGPEEGVPHHNFKREEVHEIFSDFEIEDLDKRDDHYNLLARKLS